In Listeria cossartiae subsp. cossartiae, the genomic window TTCCAACGATCAAAAAATTCTATCAAAAAACATATCCATTATTTGATGGAGCTAAATTTGATGATTTGATGAAACAAGTCAGCCTAGCCACAGATGTAAAATTTCAAAATTATTCTAAAGGAATGAAAGGTCTTTTTGGTCTCGTTCTGGCACTTTCGATAGGAGCCGATTATATTTTACTCGACGAACCAATGGAAGGCCTCGATATCATCGCTCAAAAGAAAATTATGGGCATATTGTTAGAAGAAGTAGAAAAACGGAAACTAGGAATTATTGTTTCTTCGCACCGTTTAGATGATTTAGATCCGATTGCTGATTATATTCATATTTTGCAGGATAATCATATTGAAGAATCCTATCACCTGGAATCGCTTCGTGAACAAGCCGTTAAAATCCAAATCGCTTTTGAAAATAAAAAAATACCACCTATTTTACTTGAAAATGGAAAAATAATTAATAAGTATGGCCGTGTATATACCATTTTATTCCGAGATATGAATACGGAATTATATGCAGCGATTAAAAAAGAAAAACCAATTTTCATGGATGAACTTGCCGTTACGCTAGAAGACTTGTTTATCTATCATCTAGAAGAACAAGGGGGCGAGGAAGCATGAGTACAGGACTTCTCTGGAAAGAATGGCGTCAGAATGCTTGGGTGTTTATATTTATCATCATCGCTTT contains:
- a CDS encoding ATP-binding cassette domain-containing protein, with product MKVDALSKKIDGKLLLDKVTFEVKPGEIVGIVGRNGVGKTTLFRTIMGFYIPDEGDVYLDEPLSKNPQLKQRMFMLQDNLSCWDGYKIPTIKKFYQKTYPLFDGAKFDDLMKQVSLATDVKFQNYSKGMKGLFGLVLALSIGADYILLDEPMEGLDIIAQKKIMGILLEEVEKRKLGIIVSSHRLDDLDPIADYIHILQDNHIEESYHLESLREQAVKIQIAFENKKIPPILLENGKIINKYGRVYTILFRDMNTELYAAIKKEKPIFMDELAVTLEDLFIYHLEEQGGEEA